A single window of Halobacterium jilantaiense DNA harbors:
- a CDS encoding sensor histidine kinase yields MGARARGSSPAIHWWFYAYAVLGVVAGVAYGFLAGWTLSTALEVLIVLSLASTLVYSGVDARDRPLSARGLARAVGLTTATGASFALLAVAIAAIWLLEGHPVVDAEFMVVFGMWLGLAVGAQASLYVAASEEKRTRLADLVKLLTMNQRVLRHNLRNQLSVVDGHLQNLERDAGTDDHDIEVARHHLEKLLETSESARRILNIWESDERRALDAAAVVAAAAERAQDDYPDADIGLGASEDATVSAHPALEDAVYELLSNAVEHNDDDVSVSASVRNPPGREVVIEVADTGPGVPASERQVFDQPEETSLSHASGLGLWFVYWTVRESGGRVAFDDTSGGQVSVRLPDADGRQSPWASLLGR; encoded by the coding sequence ATGGGGGCACGCGCTCGTGGCTCGTCGCCGGCCATCCACTGGTGGTTCTACGCGTACGCGGTTCTCGGTGTGGTGGCCGGCGTCGCCTACGGGTTTCTCGCCGGCTGGACGCTCTCGACTGCGCTGGAAGTCCTCATCGTGCTCTCGCTCGCCTCGACGCTCGTGTACTCCGGAGTCGACGCCCGTGACCGGCCGCTCAGCGCCCGCGGACTCGCCCGCGCCGTCGGGCTGACCACCGCCACTGGCGCGAGCTTCGCGCTGCTGGCGGTCGCAATCGCGGCCATCTGGCTGCTCGAAGGCCACCCGGTCGTCGACGCCGAGTTCATGGTGGTGTTCGGGATGTGGCTGGGGCTCGCCGTCGGCGCGCAGGCCAGCCTCTACGTCGCTGCGTCCGAGGAGAAGCGCACGCGGCTCGCAGACCTCGTGAAGCTGTTGACGATGAACCAGCGCGTCCTCCGGCACAACCTCCGGAACCAGCTGTCGGTCGTGGACGGCCACCTCCAGAACCTCGAACGCGATGCGGGAACCGACGACCACGACATCGAGGTGGCGCGCCACCACCTCGAGAAGCTGCTCGAGACCAGCGAGAGCGCGCGCCGGATTCTGAACATCTGGGAGAGCGACGAGCGCCGGGCGCTGGACGCCGCCGCCGTCGTCGCGGCTGCCGCCGAGCGAGCGCAGGACGACTACCCGGACGCGGACATCGGGCTGGGAGCCAGCGAGGACGCGACCGTCTCCGCCCACCCCGCGCTGGAGGACGCGGTGTACGAGCTGCTCTCGAACGCCGTCGAACACAACGACGACGACGTGTCGGTCTCCGCGAGCGTGCGGAACCCACCCGGGAGAGAGGTCGTAATCGAGGTCGCAGACACGGGGCCGGGCGTCCCGGCGAGCGAGCGTCAGGTCTTCGACCAGCCCGAGGAGACCTCGCTGTCGCACGCGAGCGGGCTCGGGCTCTGGTTCGTCTACTGGACCGTCCGAGAGTCCGGCGGGCGCGTGGCGTTCGACGACACGTCCGGGGGGCAGGTCAGCGTCAGGCTACCGGACGCGGACGGGCGACAGTCTCCCTGGGCGAGCCTGCTCGGCCGGTAG
- a CDS encoding ATP-dependent helicase, which yields MGSESGALAGSAASDREILDVLDPAVRDWWVDRFGPPEQDGGCLTPPQREAIPLIHEGENALVAAPTGSGKTLASFTAILNELFEREQREDGLDNGVYCLYVSPLKSLANDIERNLANPLDGIADRLAERGVETDVRQAIRHGDTSDYERQQMLETAPHILNTTPETLAILLNSPKFRERLASVEYVVVDEIHSLADSKRGTHLSVSLERLRRLAGEFTRVGCSATVEPLSDIARFLVGFDANEDANGDPEPRDCEIVDARFARDYDLQLHCPTPDLVNTSRGAVNDAFYETLGGLVEDHESTLVFTNTRSGAERVLENLRGRGVVDEGRSACHHGSLSKDRRQAVESQLKEGALDVTTTSTSLELGIDMPHIDLVVQVGSPKSVASLLQRVGRAGHRPGRTVTGRVIALDRDELVECAVMLRQAERGFVDRVHIPERCQDVAAQHVYGMAIEGPLREAAVAATLRSAYPYREYSEADYESLIRYLRADYDGFEDRNVYAKIWRDKNDAPDGEHHYSEFDVGETLVGKRGRLARPILLQNIGTIPDSFSVNVYVRGGDEWVGQLDESYLDTLESGDVFVLGGDRFAYRYRRGSKVYVDRTSERPTVPSWFSERLPLSFDLGREIARFQGDLVEKHAQGGASAVRRWLREFPIDGNAVRALARMYDDQLAYASVESVSTDERIAVETVKDRDDYRRRYHVRTPYGRRFNDGLSRLLAYRCANETNANVAVSVADNGFTLAMPLNRKVDVAGLLRDTDPESVRETLRDALDGTDLLERYFRIDATRSLLVLKRYKGREKSASKQQVASEMLLALAEELEDFAVIDETYRELIEDKLDLAGVRDVLARLQAGDVDVTETSLDTPSPLSFGLATLSASDVVLADDEDAVLREFHERVHEQLED from the coding sequence ATGGGGAGCGAGTCGGGGGCGCTGGCCGGGTCGGCCGCCAGCGACCGCGAGATTCTGGACGTCCTCGACCCCGCCGTGCGCGACTGGTGGGTCGACCGGTTCGGCCCGCCGGAGCAGGACGGCGGCTGCCTGACGCCGCCGCAGCGCGAGGCCATCCCCCTGATTCACGAGGGCGAGAACGCGCTCGTCGCAGCGCCGACCGGGTCGGGGAAGACGCTGGCGTCGTTCACGGCGATTCTGAACGAGCTGTTCGAGCGCGAGCAGCGCGAGGACGGGCTGGACAACGGCGTCTACTGCCTGTACGTGTCGCCGCTGAAGTCGCTCGCCAACGACATCGAGCGCAACCTCGCGAACCCGCTCGACGGCATCGCCGACCGGCTCGCCGAGCGGGGCGTGGAGACGGACGTACGGCAGGCGATTCGCCACGGAGACACCTCCGACTACGAGCGCCAGCAGATGCTGGAGACCGCGCCCCACATCCTGAACACGACGCCGGAGACACTGGCGATTCTGCTGAACTCGCCGAAGTTCCGGGAGCGCCTCGCATCCGTGGAGTACGTCGTCGTCGACGAGATCCACAGCCTCGCGGACTCCAAGCGCGGCACCCACCTCTCGGTGAGCCTCGAACGGCTCCGGCGGCTCGCGGGCGAGTTCACGCGCGTCGGCTGCTCGGCGACCGTCGAGCCCCTGTCGGACATCGCGCGGTTCCTCGTCGGGTTTGACGCCAACGAGGACGCGAACGGCGACCCGGAGCCCCGCGACTGCGAAATCGTGGACGCGCGGTTCGCGCGGGACTACGACCTCCAGTTGCACTGCCCGACGCCGGACCTCGTGAACACCTCCCGTGGCGCGGTCAACGACGCGTTCTACGAGACGCTCGGCGGGCTCGTCGAGGACCACGAGAGCACGCTCGTGTTCACGAACACGCGGTCGGGTGCCGAGCGCGTGCTGGAGAATCTCCGGGGGCGCGGCGTCGTCGACGAGGGCCGCTCGGCGTGCCACCACGGCAGCCTCTCGAAGGACCGCCGGCAGGCGGTCGAATCCCAGCTCAAGGAGGGGGCGCTGGACGTGACGACGACGTCGACGAGCCTCGAACTCGGCATCGACATGCCTCACATCGACCTCGTGGTGCAGGTCGGGTCCCCGAAGTCCGTCGCCAGCCTCCTCCAGCGGGTGGGGCGCGCGGGCCACCGGCCCGGCCGGACGGTGACTGGCCGCGTCATCGCGCTCGACCGGGACGAACTCGTGGAGTGTGCAGTGATGCTCCGACAGGCCGAACGAGGGTTCGTGGACCGCGTCCACATCCCCGAGCGGTGTCAGGACGTGGCCGCCCAGCACGTCTACGGGATGGCAATCGAGGGCCCGCTTCGGGAGGCCGCGGTGGCGGCGACACTGCGGTCGGCGTACCCCTACCGCGAGTACAGCGAGGCCGACTACGAGTCGCTGATTCGGTACCTGCGCGCGGACTACGACGGCTTCGAGGACCGCAACGTCTACGCGAAAATCTGGCGCGACAAGAACGACGCCCCGGACGGGGAACACCACTACTCCGAGTTCGACGTGGGCGAGACACTCGTCGGGAAGCGCGGGCGGCTGGCGCGCCCGATTCTCCTCCAGAACATCGGCACCATCCCGGACTCGTTCTCGGTGAACGTCTACGTGCGCGGCGGCGACGAGTGGGTCGGCCAACTCGACGAGAGCTACCTCGACACCCTCGAATCCGGGGACGTGTTCGTGCTGGGCGGCGACCGGTTCGCGTACCGTTACCGCCGCGGGTCGAAGGTGTACGTCGACCGCACCAGCGAGCGCCCGACCGTGCCGTCGTGGTTCTCCGAACGGCTGCCGCTGTCCTTCGACCTCGGCCGCGAAATCGCGCGGTTCCAGGGCGACCTCGTCGAGAAACACGCGCAGGGCGGGGCGTCTGCGGTCCGGCGCTGGCTCCGAGAGTTCCCAATCGACGGCAACGCGGTGCGGGCGCTCGCCCGGATGTACGACGACCAGCTAGCCTACGCCAGCGTCGAGAGCGTGAGTACGGACGAACGCATCGCCGTCGAGACGGTAAAAGACCGCGACGACTACCGGCGGCGCTACCACGTCCGCACGCCGTACGGCCGGCGGTTCAACGACGGGCTCTCCCGGCTGCTCGCGTACCGGTGTGCGAACGAGACGAACGCGAACGTCGCCGTCTCCGTCGCCGACAACGGCTTCACGCTGGCGATGCCGCTGAACCGCAAGGTCGACGTCGCGGGGCTGCTGCGAGACACCGACCCGGAGAGCGTGAGGGAGACGCTCCGAGACGCGCTGGACGGCACCGACCTCCTCGAACGGTACTTCCGCATCGACGCGACCCGCTCGCTGCTCGTGCTCAAGCGCTACAAGGGCCGCGAGAAGTCCGCGAGCAAACAGCAGGTCGCCAGCGAGATGTTGCTCGCACTCGCCGAGGAACTGGAGGACTTCGCGGTCATCGACGAGACGTACCGGGAGCTCATCGAGGACAAACTCGACCTCGCTGGCGTCCGAGACGTGCTCGCGCGACTCCAGGCGGGCGACGTCGACGTGACCGAGACGAGCCTGGACACGCCGTCGCCGCTGTCGTTCGGGCTGGCGACGCTGTCCGCGAGCGACGTGGTGCTGGCCGACGACGAGGACGCCGTGCTGCGGGAGTTCCACGAGCGCGTCCACGAACAGCTCGAAGACTGA
- a CDS encoding MBL fold metallo-hydrolase — MQLTFLGTGSAMPTGERMQTGLLVEDGEDRLLVDCGSGVLHTLARSEVGYEGVDTVLLSHHHLDHVSDLLPLLKARWLAGEETLTVVGPDGTEALVEDLLDVHEYLRDRVDLTLREVDVGSFDVAGFDVDAIETEHSMPGLAYRFDGGEDGDLVFSADTEAFEGMAEFADGASVLVHDCSFPDSVDVSNHPTPTQLGASLDGVEIPDLYLTHLYPHTDGEHDAMTEAVREAGFDGEVHVARDGLGVDV; from the coding sequence ATGCAACTGACGTTCCTCGGCACGGGCTCGGCGATGCCGACGGGCGAGCGAATGCAGACCGGCCTCCTCGTCGAGGACGGCGAGGACCGACTACTGGTGGACTGCGGGAGCGGCGTGTTGCACACGCTCGCCCGCAGTGAGGTGGGCTACGAGGGCGTCGACACCGTCCTTCTCTCCCATCACCACCTCGACCACGTCAGCGACCTCCTCCCGCTGCTGAAGGCGCGCTGGCTCGCTGGTGAGGAGACGCTGACCGTCGTCGGCCCCGACGGCACCGAGGCGCTCGTCGAGGACCTCCTCGACGTTCACGAGTACCTCCGAGACCGGGTGGACCTGACACTGCGCGAGGTCGACGTCGGCAGCTTCGACGTGGCGGGCTTCGACGTGGACGCCATCGAGACCGAGCACTCGATGCCCGGGCTCGCCTACCGGTTCGACGGCGGCGAGGACGGCGACCTCGTCTTCAGCGCCGACACCGAGGCGTTCGAGGGGATGGCCGAGTTCGCGGACGGCGCGTCCGTGCTCGTCCACGACTGCTCGTTCCCCGACTCCGTCGACGTCTCCAACCACCCGACGCCCACCCAGCTCGGCGCGTCGCTCGACGGCGTCGAAATCCCGGACCTCTACCTCACCCACCTCTACCCGCACACCGACGGCGAACACGACGCCATGACGGAGGCGGTTCGCGAGGCGGGCTTCGACGGCGAGGTTCACGTCGCCCGCGACGGCCTCGGCGTCGACGTCTAG
- a CDS encoding globin-coupled sensor protein, with product MVADKPPAVTDDVRRGVDGAALADRIGLDDDEIAWRKAFTGLDDDDETALADEADLFDRIADDLVDDFYDHLQRHDRTVDIMGRSTKAVDQLKRTQTQYLRGLGRGEYDRDYVEGRARIGKLHDFLDLGPEVYLGAYTRYYEGLLDALAEDVTADRGDEAAAAVDELVSRFLPMLKLLTFDQQVAMDTYIDSYAQRLQEEIDRRQELADAVTEDVEAPLSSLETTSRDVAERTDDMRAATDEQVDRMTDVSREISSVSASIEEVAATADDVRQTSEDAEALAQQGEAAADDALDTMTEIDEATDGVAADVEQLRERAADVESVTGVIDDIAEQTNLLALNASIEAARAGEAGDGFAVVADEVKALAEESREQSTRVEELVERMQEDTEETVDQLDEVSQRIGEGVERVEEAMETLQDITDAVEDAATGVQEVSSATDDQAVSAEEVAGMVDQVDDRAREIADALDDIADATDDQVQTVEEVRETVSKLS from the coding sequence ATGGTCGCTGACAAGCCCCCCGCTGTGACCGACGACGTCCGACGCGGAGTCGACGGTGCAGCCCTCGCCGACAGAATCGGACTCGACGACGACGAGATCGCCTGGCGGAAGGCGTTCACGGGTCTCGACGACGACGACGAAACCGCGCTGGCCGACGAGGCCGACCTCTTCGACCGGATCGCCGACGACCTCGTCGACGACTTCTACGACCACCTCCAGCGCCACGACCGCACGGTCGACATCATGGGTCGCTCCACGAAGGCCGTCGACCAGCTGAAACGCACGCAGACGCAGTACCTCCGAGGGCTCGGCCGCGGCGAGTACGACCGCGACTACGTCGAGGGTCGCGCCCGCATCGGGAAGCTCCACGACTTCCTCGACCTCGGCCCGGAAGTGTATCTGGGCGCGTACACCCGCTACTATGAGGGCTTGCTGGACGCGCTCGCCGAGGACGTGACGGCCGACCGCGGCGACGAGGCGGCGGCCGCCGTCGACGAACTCGTGTCCCGGTTCCTCCCGATGCTGAAGCTGCTGACGTTCGACCAGCAGGTGGCGATGGACACCTACATCGACTCGTACGCCCAGCGCCTCCAGGAGGAGATCGACCGCCGTCAGGAGCTGGCGGACGCCGTCACGGAGGACGTCGAAGCGCCGCTGTCCTCGCTGGAGACGACCTCCCGGGACGTCGCGGAGCGGACGGACGACATGCGGGCCGCGACCGACGAGCAGGTCGACCGGATGACCGACGTCAGCCGCGAGATATCCAGCGTGTCGGCGAGCATCGAGGAGGTCGCTGCGACCGCCGACGACGTCCGCCAGACCAGCGAGGACGCGGAGGCGCTCGCACAGCAGGGCGAGGCCGCCGCCGACGACGCGCTGGACACGATGACCGAAATCGACGAGGCGACCGACGGTGTCGCCGCGGACGTCGAACAGCTCCGGGAGCGCGCGGCCGACGTGGAGTCCGTGACCGGCGTCATCGACGACATCGCGGAGCAGACGAATCTGCTCGCGCTAAACGCCTCCATCGAGGCCGCTCGCGCCGGCGAAGCCGGGGACGGGTTCGCCGTCGTCGCCGACGAGGTGAAGGCGCTCGCCGAGGAGTCCCGCGAGCAGTCCACGCGCGTCGAGGAGCTCGTCGAACGGATGCAGGAAGACACCGAGGAGACCGTCGACCAGCTCGACGAGGTGAGCCAGCGCATCGGGGAGGGCGTCGAGCGCGTCGAGGAGGCGATGGAGACGCTCCAGGACATCACGGACGCGGTCGAGGACGCCGCCACCGGCGTGCAGGAGGTGTCGTCGGCGACCGACGACCAGGCCGTGAGCGCCGAGGAGGTCGCGGGGATGGTCGACCAGGTCGACGACCGCGCGCGGGAGATTGCGGACGCTCTCGACGACATCGCCGACGCGACCGACGACCAGGTGCAGACCGTCGAGGAGGTCCGCGAGACGGTCTCGAAGCTCAGCTAG
- a CDS encoding mRNA surveillance protein pelota: protein MQLKDRHTVEGGRERITLVPESLDDLWHLAYVLEPGDFVAGDTHRRIQRNDDQMRDTGGEREHMFVTLDVEDVEFHKFSNRLRVSGTIEDCSREDQLGLHHTLNVEEREELEVEKHWKPDQLDRLNEAVEATDQPDVAIATVEEGEAHIHVVQQYGVDEQGSFTATTGKGEQNDRGRDELFATLADALARMQADAIILAGPGFTKQDALDYVTEEYPDLQEKITMVDTSAVGGRGVHEVLKRGAVEDVQEETRIAEESELIDELTTEMATDGKAAYGIDEVQKAVEFGAVEDLLILDERLRLERAGEGEWVDVDVNDLVTSVEQQGGDVTVFSHEFAPGEQLRNLGGIAAVLRYRLD, encoded by the coding sequence ATGCAACTGAAAGACCGCCACACCGTCGAGGGCGGCCGGGAGCGAATCACGCTCGTCCCCGAGTCCCTCGACGACCTCTGGCACCTCGCGTACGTCCTCGAACCCGGGGACTTCGTGGCGGGGGACACCCACCGCCGCATCCAGCGCAACGACGACCAGATGCGGGACACCGGCGGCGAGCGCGAACACATGTTCGTCACGCTCGACGTGGAGGACGTGGAGTTCCACAAGTTCTCGAACCGGCTGCGGGTGTCGGGCACCATCGAGGACTGCTCGCGGGAGGACCAGCTCGGCCTGCACCACACGCTGAACGTCGAGGAGCGCGAGGAACTGGAGGTCGAGAAGCACTGGAAACCCGACCAGCTCGACCGCCTGAACGAGGCCGTCGAGGCCACCGACCAGCCGGACGTCGCCATCGCGACCGTCGAGGAGGGGGAGGCGCACATCCACGTCGTCCAGCAGTACGGCGTCGACGAGCAGGGATCGTTCACGGCGACCACCGGGAAGGGCGAGCAGAACGACCGCGGCCGCGACGAACTGTTCGCGACGCTCGCCGACGCGCTGGCCCGCATGCAGGCCGACGCCATCATCCTCGCCGGCCCCGGGTTCACGAAACAGGACGCCCTCGACTACGTCACCGAGGAGTACCCGGACCTGCAGGAGAAAATCACGATGGTGGACACGAGCGCGGTCGGGGGCCGCGGTGTCCACGAGGTCCTCAAGCGCGGCGCGGTCGAGGACGTCCAGGAGGAGACCCGCATCGCGGAGGAGTCCGAACTCATCGACGAACTCACGACGGAGATGGCGACCGACGGGAAGGCCGCCTACGGCATCGACGAGGTCCAGAAAGCCGTGGAGTTCGGTGCGGTCGAGGACCTCCTGATTCTCGACGAGCGCCTGCGACTGGAGCGCGCCGGCGAGGGCGAGTGGGTGGACGTCGACGTCAACGACCTCGTCACGAGCGTCGAACAGCAGGGCGGCGACGTGACGGTGTTCAGCCACGAGTTCGCGCCCGGCGAGCAGCTCCGGAACCTCGGGGGCATCGCGGCGGTGCTGCGCTACCGGCTCGACTAG
- a CDS encoding DUF1648 domain-containing protein: protein MYGSRRADAVAVGLLAAAALAGLALWASLPDQMAIHWSGSEPNSYVSKPLGVFAVPALGVASVVLVRLVPDSLTSTPGGVGPTVLFLGVVLAWVQGIVYAWNLGYRFDVGLAVVPVLVGAGLLVAYATTQG from the coding sequence ATGTACGGTTCCCGACGCGCGGACGCCGTCGCCGTCGGCCTGCTGGCGGCCGCGGCGCTCGCCGGCCTCGCGCTGTGGGCGTCGCTGCCCGACCAGATGGCGATTCACTGGAGCGGCAGCGAACCGAACTCCTACGTGTCGAAGCCGCTCGGCGTGTTCGCGGTGCCCGCGCTCGGCGTCGCGAGCGTCGTCCTCGTCCGCCTCGTCCCCGACTCGCTGACCAGCACCCCCGGCGGTGTCGGTCCGACAGTCCTCTTTCTCGGCGTCGTGCTCGCGTGGGTGCAGGGCATCGTGTACGCCTGGAACCTCGGCTACCGATTCGACGTTGGCCTCGCTGTCGTCCCCGTCCTCGTCGGCGCGGGGCTGCTCGTCGCGTACGCGACGACCCAGGGGTAG
- the rqcH gene encoding ribosome rescue protein RqcH, whose amino-acid sequence MDQKREVTSVDLVALTAELNEYAGAKVDKAYLYGDDLLRLKMRDFDRGRVELLIEVGDTKRAHVADPTHVPDAPGRPPNFAKMLRNRLSGADFHEVRQHGFDRILEFEFRREDADTTVVAELFGDGNIAVLDPQGEVVDSLDTVRLQSRTVAPGREYGFPSARVNPLELDYEGFAAKMRESDTDLVRTLATQLNFGGLYAEELCSLAGVEKTKDVGEATESDLEALFEASDRLLGAIEAGDLDPRVYYEPADDEEDADRGARVDVTPVDLQEYDHLPSEAFDSFDAALDDYFTNLDTSEDEDSGETVERPDFENEIEKQQRIIEQQEQAIEDFERQAEAEREKAEALYGHYDLVDDLLTAVQEAREAGHGWQDIAETFEDAAGDVPGAEAFSGVDESEGMVLVRIDDHTVTLDPESGVEKNADRLYTEAKRIEEKKAGARAAIENTREDLEAVKQRRDEWEAEPEPEFEEDDEDVDWLARASIPIRHQEQWYERFRWFRTSEGFLVLGGRDADQNEELVKKYMDRYDRFFHSQAHGGPITVLKTSEPSEPSNDIEVPDRDKRQAAQFAVSCSSVWKDGRGAGDAYMVSPDQVSKTPESGEYLEKGGFAIRGDRTYFRDLPVDWAVGITCEPNTRVLGGPTDAIRDQVETLVEVEPGRYAQGDAAKRIYREFRERFADQSFVRKVASPGEIQKYMPPGGSRIRD is encoded by the coding sequence ATGGACCAGAAGCGGGAGGTGACGAGCGTCGACCTCGTCGCCCTCACGGCGGAACTCAACGAGTACGCGGGGGCGAAAGTCGACAAGGCCTACCTCTACGGCGACGACCTCCTCCGCCTGAAGATGCGGGACTTCGACCGCGGGCGGGTGGAGTTGCTCATCGAAGTCGGGGACACGAAGCGCGCGCACGTCGCCGACCCGACCCACGTACCGGACGCGCCGGGCCGGCCGCCGAACTTCGCGAAGATGCTGCGGAACCGGCTCTCGGGCGCGGACTTCCACGAGGTGCGACAGCACGGGTTCGACCGCATCCTCGAGTTCGAGTTCCGGCGCGAGGACGCCGACACGACCGTGGTCGCAGAGCTGTTCGGAGACGGCAACATCGCCGTCCTCGACCCGCAGGGCGAGGTCGTCGACAGCCTCGACACCGTCCGGCTGCAGTCCCGGACGGTCGCGCCGGGCCGCGAGTACGGCTTCCCGAGCGCCCGCGTGAATCCGCTCGAACTCGACTACGAGGGGTTCGCGGCGAAGATGCGGGAGTCCGACACCGACCTCGTGCGCACGCTCGCCACCCAGCTCAACTTCGGCGGGCTGTACGCCGAGGAGCTGTGTTCGCTGGCCGGCGTCGAGAAGACGAAGGATGTCGGCGAGGCGACGGAGTCCGACCTCGAAGCCCTCTTCGAGGCGAGCGACCGCCTGCTCGGCGCAATCGAGGCGGGCGACCTCGACCCGCGCGTCTACTACGAGCCGGCCGACGACGAGGAGGACGCCGACCGAGGAGCGCGCGTGGACGTCACGCCGGTCGACCTGCAGGAGTACGACCACCTGCCGAGCGAGGCCTTCGACTCGTTCGACGCCGCGCTCGACGACTACTTCACGAACCTCGACACGAGCGAGGACGAGGACAGCGGGGAGACCGTCGAGCGCCCCGACTTCGAGAACGAGATCGAGAAACAGCAGCGAATCATCGAGCAGCAGGAGCAGGCAATCGAGGACTTCGAACGGCAGGCCGAGGCCGAGCGCGAGAAGGCCGAGGCGCTGTACGGCCACTACGACCTCGTCGACGACCTGCTGACCGCCGTCCAGGAGGCCCGGGAGGCCGGGCACGGCTGGCAGGACATCGCGGAGACGTTCGAGGACGCGGCCGGTGACGTGCCGGGCGCGGAGGCGTTCTCTGGCGTCGACGAGTCAGAGGGCATGGTCCTCGTGCGCATCGACGACCACACCGTCACCCTCGACCCGGAGTCCGGCGTAGAGAAGAACGCCGACCGCCTCTACACGGAGGCCAAGCGCATCGAGGAGAAGAAGGCGGGCGCTCGCGCGGCCATCGAGAACACCCGGGAGGACCTCGAAGCGGTCAAGCAGCGCCGCGACGAGTGGGAGGCCGAACCCGAACCCGAGTTCGAGGAGGACGACGAGGACGTCGACTGGCTCGCCCGAGCGTCGATTCCGATTCGCCACCAAGAGCAGTGGTACGAGCGGTTCCGGTGGTTCCGGACGAGCGAGGGCTTCCTCGTGCTCGGCGGCCGGGACGCCGACCAGAACGAGGAGCTGGTGAAGAAGTACATGGACCGCTACGACCGCTTCTTCCACTCGCAGGCCCACGGCGGCCCCATCACGGTGCTGAAGACGAGCGAACCCAGCGAGCCGTCGAACGACATCGAGGTGCCCGACCGCGACAAGCGCCAGGCCGCCCAGTTCGCCGTCTCGTGTTCGTCCGTCTGGAAGGACGGCCGGGGCGCTGGCGACGCCTACATGGTCTCTCCCGACCAGGTGTCGAAGACCCCGGAGTCCGGCGAGTACCTGGAGAAGGGCGGGTTCGCCATCCGCGGGGACCGCACGTACTTCCGGGACCTCCCGGTCGATTGGGCAGTCGGCATCACCTGCGAGCCGAACACGCGCGTCCTCGGCGGACCCACGGACGCCATCCGCGACCAGGTCGAGACGCTCGTCGAAGTCGAGCCCGGTCGGTACGCGCAGGGCGACGCCGCCAAGCGCATCTACCGGGAGTTCCGCGAACGCTTCGCCGACCAGTCGTTCGTCCGGAAGGTCGCCAGCCCGGGCGAGATTCAGAAGTACATGCCGCCGGGCGGCAGCCGCATCCGCGACTGA
- a CDS encoding ZIP family metal transporter, protein MLETWFLDVAGTDPLLQAFVGGLVVAGLNLVGALAVVVWRDPSQRSLDGALGFAAGVMLAASFTSLILPGIEFGGQNGLLEVIAGIVLGVVLLDRADRWVPHVHVLITGRERADQTVSQADLAPLLLFIVAITIHNMPEGLAVGVGFGSGNVSEGLSLMLAIGLQNIPEGLAVSVAAVNAGFDRTTYAALAGARAGLVEIPMVVLGALAVSVSSAILPYAMGFAAGGMLFVISDEIVPETHSNGNERAATLGLMAGVIVMLYLDVTLA, encoded by the coding sequence ATGCTGGAAACGTGGTTCCTCGACGTCGCGGGGACCGATCCCCTGCTGCAGGCGTTCGTCGGGGGGCTGGTGGTCGCCGGCCTGAACCTCGTCGGCGCGCTCGCGGTAGTGGTCTGGCGCGACCCGAGCCAGCGGTCGCTGGACGGCGCGCTCGGGTTCGCGGCGGGCGTGATGCTCGCGGCGAGCTTCACGAGTCTCATCCTCCCCGGCATCGAGTTCGGCGGCCAGAACGGCCTGCTGGAGGTCATCGCGGGCATCGTGCTCGGCGTCGTCCTCCTCGACCGCGCTGACCGCTGGGTGCCCCACGTCCACGTGCTCATCACGGGCCGGGAGCGCGCCGACCAGACCGTCTCGCAGGCCGACCTCGCGCCGCTACTGCTGTTCATCGTCGCCATCACCATCCACAACATGCCAGAAGGCTTGGCGGTCGGTGTCGGCTTCGGCAGCGGGAACGTCAGCGAGGGACTGTCGCTGATGCTCGCTATCGGCCTGCAGAACATTCCGGAGGGGCTGGCCGTCTCGGTCGCGGCCGTGAACGCGGGCTTCGACCGGACGACGTACGCGGCCCTCGCAGGAGCCAGAGCGGGCCTCGTGGAGATTCCGATGGTGGTGCTGGGCGCGCTCGCTGTCAGCGTCTCCAGCGCCATCCTCCCGTACGCGATGGGGTTCGCGGCGGGTGGGATGCTGTTCGTCATCAGCGACGAAATCGTCCCCGAGACCCACTCGAACGGCAACGAGCGCGCCGCCACGCTCGGCCTGATGGCGGGCGTCATCGTGATGCTGTACCTCGACGTGACGCTGGCTTGA